In Quercus robur chromosome 11, dhQueRobu3.1, whole genome shotgun sequence, the following proteins share a genomic window:
- the LOC126706228 gene encoding disease resistance protein RPP13-like yields MAADVPVSLLLGKLQKMRDEERFVFPGLGNRVATAVNELEKILHILKASKPNHEIISVSPQETSLLHRVSSSTPQDASLLRTIYSAEHFTESFLLQRRRKGVIHIEMPLPFSPWTQLWFSFKMMKLVQGVRAVSMKFGNTQGQHTALPDRPEIHAGQRCRRRHGLVGELVTRLIYDNEASLRVISLVREEVQGEEICFTTLAREVYDRLDIQLHFKSRAWLKVPRDPEYKNLLLALLKQLPSCVMNDLEHMNEKDLCAMLFQFLMEDRFLIVLDDVQTVDVWLKLVRPFADAVNGSRVILTTHNIDIAKQADPWSSPLEPSPLIEQEPDVIVVGREDEIKELVSRLINHNDDSLRVISVVGDKAAADEAFGKTALARNVYDRLDIRQRFPWRAWLHVSGDLEYKDLLLIILKQLPTSELKDLDLMGEEELSDMLFKYLMKHRFLIVLDDVQDQPVDVWHKLFRCFGDAVNGSRVILTTRDFNIAIQADPWSSPLELKPLTEEKSWSLFLKKVGRSEYNKELNNLRGDILRICGGLPVAIVLLGGVLSALDYKEWSMVIGLAGERRGSQSALANIVDFGYDQLPYVLKPCFLYLALFPKAYEIPIRRLLQLWLAEGFVQFIPDGRIPEDEAKRYLEELVCRNMIEIAKWKSDGSPKTCRMPTYLYDGFLPKANDIGFLHVHHCKSECTSKDSPESYIPRLADKFRVESSTSKSHIRQLRSYVSFNSEKRDTSNSGIGMFLKTMIKRRGFVLLKVLDLEGVYKPLLPKKLGKLQNLRYLGLRWTGLDTCPESVGDLPCLETLDLKYTNITTLPSSIWKAKKLRHLYMNEMCIQKPPKESLPNLLTLMELHIGANCPYKYKLDKFTSLRKLGLTCHSKSAWETAKCISKLGNLQTLKLKSRDPFGQPVELVLAPMKEHLSLSNLYLFGEIKKKVDIYTCKEHRFLSNLHSFGETDKGDGRVIPVPHQKAQYWPQLAHMTSCGWWGADSVVPFGVAQESLEDGIHNVPRNLRTLTLSMSGLEEDPMPVLGKLLPQLNTLRLFARSYVGPKMTCHSTHFPKLRVLKMWNLERLEQWNVEQGAMPQLVELELRCCKKLKSSVGLEKLDSLKELILTNMPQDFVEDIRTRMGGGILVTNKWEFSTLHD; encoded by the exons ATGGCAGCTGATGTGCCCGTATCACTTTTATTGGGGAAATTACAGAAGATGCGTGACGAGGAAAGATTTGTCTTTCCAGGATTGGGAAATCGTGTGGCTACTGCTGTCAATGAACTAGAAAAGATTTTGCATATCCTCAAAGCTTCGAAGCCAAACCATGAGATTATCAGTGTCAGTCCACAGGAGACCTCGCTTCTGCACAGAGTCAGTAGCAGTACTCCCCAGGATGCTTCGCTTCTGCGCACTATTTACTCTGCAGAGCACTTCACCGAAAGTTTCCTTCTACAAAGGAGACGAAAGGGCGTCATTCACATTGAAATGCCACTGCCGTTTTCACCATGGACACAGCTATGGTTCAGCTTCAAAATGATGAAGTTAGTGCAGGGCGTGAGAGCTGTATCCATGAAATTTGGAAACACGCAGGGCCAGCATACAGCGTTGCCGGACAGACCAGAAATACATGCAGGACAGCGCTGCCGCCGCCGCCACGGCCTTGTTGGGGAGCTTGTAACTCGACTGATCTACGATAATGAGGCTAGCCTCCGTGTCATTTCACTGGTTAGAGAGGAAGTACAAGGCGAAGAAATATGTTTTACAACTTTAGCAAGGGAAGTTTATGACAGACTAGATATTCAGCTGCATTTCAAGTCTCGAGCCTGGCTCAAAGTTCCTAGAGATCCTGAATATAAGAATCTATTGCTCGCTTTGCTAAAACAGCTTCCAAGTTGTGTAATGAATGACTTAGAGCATATGAATGAGAAAGATCTGTGCGCTATGCTTTTCCAGTTTTTAATGGAGGACAGGTTTCTTATAGTCTTGGATGATGTCCAAACTGTTGATGTTTGGCTCAAGCTTGTCCGTCCATTTGCTGATGCCGTGAATGGGAGTAGGGTCATTCTCACTACTCACAACATAGATATAGCAAAGCAAGCTGATCCATGGAGTTCTCCGCTTGAACCAAGTCCATTAATTGAGCAGGAGCCGGATGTGATTGTTGTTGGACGTGAAGATGAGATAAAGGAGCTTGTATCTCGACTGATCAATCACAATGATGATAGCCTCCGTGTGATTTCAGTGGTCGGTGATAAAGCAGCTGCCGATGAAGCATTTGGCAAGACTGCTTTGGCAAGGAATGTTTACGACAGACTAGATATTCGACAGCGTTTCCCATGGCGAGCCTGGCTCCATGTATCCGGAGACCTTGAATATAAGGATCTTTTGCTCATCATACTTAAACAGCTTCCAACAAGCGAATTGAAGGACTTAGATCTTATGGGAGAGGAAGAATTGTCTGATATGCTTTTCAAGTATTTAATGAAGCACAGGTTTCTAATTGTCTTGGATGATGTCCAAGACCAACCTGTTGATGTTTGGCACAAGCTTTTCCGTTGTTTTGGAGATGCTGTGAATGGAAGCAGAGTTATTCTTACTACTCGCGACTTCAATATAGCAATCCAAGCTGATCCGTGGAGTTCTCCACTCGAATTAAAGCCATTAACTGAGGAGAAGAGTTGGTCATTGTTCCTGAAGAAGGTAGGCAGATCAGAATATAATAAAGAACTAAACAACCTCAGGGGAGATATTCTGAGAATATGTGGCGGTTTGCCTGTAGCAATCGTTCTGCTGGGAGGGGTTTTGTCAGCTCTAGATTATAAGGAGTGGTCAATGGTGATTGGGCTTGCTGGAGAACGAAGAGGAAGTCAATCCGCTCTTGCAAATATCGTTGATTTTGGCTATGATCAACTTCCATATGTTTTAAAGCCCTGTTTCCTTTATTTGGCTCTCTTTCCTAAAGCCTATGAAATCCCCATACGGAGGCTGTTGCAGTTGTGGCTTGCCGAGGGATTTGTTCAATTCATACCTGATGGGAGAATCCCTGAAGATGAGGCCAAAAGATATTTGGAAGAGCTAGTGTGTAGAAACATGATTGAAATAGCGAAATGGAAATCAGATGGAAGCCCCAAAACGTGTCGAATGCCAACTTATCTCTATGACGGTTTCTTGCCAAAGGCTAATGATATAGGATTTCTTCATGTCCACCATTGCAAGTCAGAATGTACATCCAAAGACTCACCTGAGTCTTACATTCCAAGGCTTGCAGATAAATTTCGGGTGGAGTCTTCTACTTCGAAATCTCACATTCGACAGCTACGTTCCTATGTTTCTTTCAACTCCGAGAAACGAGATACATCCAACAGTGGAATTGGTATGTTTCTTAAAACAATGATTAAGAGAAGAGGTTTTGTCCTGCTGAAGGTGCTTGATCTAGAGGGTGTCTACAAACCTTTGCTACCTAAGAAACTGGGTAAGTTGCAGAATTTAAGGTACCTTGGCTTACGATGGACTGGCCTTGACACATGTCCAGAGTCTGTTGGGGATCTACCGTGTTTGGAGACTTTAGATTTGAAATATACAAATATAACCACTTTGCCAAGTTCCATTTGGAAGGCAAAGAAGCTTCGACATCTCTATATGAATGAGATGTGCATTCAGAAGCCACCAAAAGAGTCTTTACCTAACCTTCTGACATTAATGGAGCTCCATATTGGTGCTAATTGCCCCTATAAATATAAACTGGACAAGTTCACTAGCCTTAGAAAATTGGGGCTGACATGCCATTCAAAATCAGCATGGGAAACAGCCAAGTGCATCTCAAAACTTGGCAACCTTCAAACCTTAAAGTTGAAATCAAGAGACCCATTTGGTCAACCTGTAGAGCTCGTGTTGGCGCCTATGAAGGAACATCTGTCTCTCTCAAACTTATATTTGTTTGGAGAGATAAAGAAAAAGGTTGACATATATACATGTAAGGAACATCGGTTTCTGTCAAACTTACATTCGTTTGGAGAGACAGACAAAGGGGATGGCAGAGTAATTCCTGTGCCACACCAAAAGGCACAATATTGGCCACAACTCGCCCATATgacgagttgtggttggtggggTGCTGATAGTGTTGTGCCTTTTGGTGTGGCACAAGAATCTTTGGAGGATGGCATACATAACGTTCCACGAAACCTCAGAACTCTTACACTGTCGATGTCAGGACTAGAAGAAGATCCAATGCCGGTGCTAGGGAAGCTGCTGCCTCAGCTGAACACCCTCAGGCTTTTTGCTCGCTCTTATGTAGGGCCGAAAATGACTTGTCATTCTACCCACTTTCCTAAGCTTCGTGTCTTGAAAATGTGGAATCTAGAGCGACTAGAACAATGGAATGTGGAGCAAGGTGCAATGCCCCAACTTGTAGAGTTGGAACTAAGATGTTGCAAAAAACTTAAAAGCTCAGTTGGATTAGAGAAGCTGGATTCCTTGAAGGAATTGATTTTAACAAACATGCCGCAGGATTTTGTAGAAGATATTAGAACAAGGATGGGCGGAGGCATATTAGTCACGAACAAGTGGGAATTTTCTACTTTACAT GATTAA
- the LOC126706029 gene encoding elongation factor G, mitochondrial-like, which translates to MHSDEMEDIQEAHAGQIVAVFGVDCASGYTFTDGSVKSTMTSMNVPKPMMSLAVQPVSKDSGGQFSKALNHFQREDPTLCKYKFSCRLLDLVLHWEKLDFG; encoded by the exons ATGCATTCTGATGAGATGGAG GATATTCAAGAGGCACATGCTGGGCAAATAGTTGCTGTATTTGGTGTGGATTGTGCATCAG GATATACATTTACTGATGGGTCAGTTAAATCCACAATGACTTCTATGAATGTCCCTAAGCCAATGATGTCTTTAGCCGTTCAACCAGTTTCAAAAGATTCAGGAGGACAA ttttCAAAGGCTTTGAATCATTTTCAGAGAGAGGATCCTACTTTGTGTAAGTATAAGTTTTCATGTAGATTGTTAGATTTGGTTCTCCATTGGGAAAAACTAGACTTTGGTTAA